A stretch of the Mycolicibacterium celeriflavum genome encodes the following:
- a CDS encoding acyl-CoA carboxylase subunit beta — MTSVQQPSAEPSGEHEIDIHTTAGKLADLRRRAEETLHPVGEEAVEKTHAKGKLTARERILALLDEGSFVELDALARHRSTNFGLEANRPLGDGVVTGYGTIDGREVCIFSQDATVFGGSLGEVYGEKIVKVQELAIKTGRPLIGINDGAGARIQEGVVSLGLYSNIFHNNIRASGVIPQISLIMGAAAGGHVYSPALTDFVIMVDQTSQMFITGPDVIKTVTGEEVTMEELGGAHTHMAKSGLAHYVASGEQDAFDYVRELLSYLPSNNRADPPRYPASAPEGAIEENLTDEDLELDTLIPDSPNQPYDMHEVIVRMLDDDEFLEVQAGYAQNIIVGFGRIEGRPVGIVANQPTQFAGCLDINASEKAARFVRTCDCFNVPIVMLVDVPGFLPGTDQEYNGIIRRGAKLLYAYGEATVAKITVITRKAYGGAYCVMGSKEMGADVNVAWPTAQIAVMGASGAVGFVYRAKLKEAARSGEDVDALRLQLQQEYEDTLVNPYIAAERGYVDAVIPPSHTRGYVATALRLLERKIAQVPPKKHGNIPL; from the coding sequence ATGACCTCCGTTCAACAGCCGTCGGCCGAGCCGTCAGGCGAACACGAGATCGACATCCACACCACCGCGGGCAAGCTGGCCGATCTCCGCAGGCGGGCCGAGGAGACGCTGCACCCGGTCGGCGAGGAGGCGGTCGAGAAGACGCATGCCAAGGGCAAGCTCACCGCTCGCGAGCGCATTCTCGCTCTGCTGGACGAGGGATCGTTCGTGGAGCTCGACGCGCTGGCCCGCCACCGCAGCACGAACTTCGGCCTCGAGGCCAACCGGCCGCTCGGCGACGGCGTGGTGACCGGGTACGGCACCATCGACGGTCGCGAAGTGTGCATCTTCAGCCAGGACGCCACCGTCTTCGGCGGCAGCCTCGGCGAGGTGTACGGCGAGAAGATCGTCAAGGTGCAGGAACTCGCGATCAAGACCGGGCGGCCGCTGATCGGCATCAACGACGGTGCGGGCGCGCGCATCCAGGAGGGCGTCGTCTCGCTCGGCCTGTACAGCAACATCTTCCACAACAACATTCGGGCCTCGGGCGTGATCCCGCAGATCTCGCTCATCATGGGCGCCGCGGCCGGTGGACACGTCTACTCCCCCGCGCTCACCGACTTCGTCATCATGGTCGACCAGACCAGCCAGATGTTCATCACCGGGCCGGACGTCATCAAGACCGTCACCGGCGAAGAGGTGACGATGGAGGAACTCGGCGGCGCGCACACGCACATGGCCAAGTCGGGGCTGGCGCACTACGTGGCCTCCGGTGAGCAGGACGCGTTCGACTACGTCCGCGAGCTGTTGTCGTACCTGCCGTCCAACAACCGGGCCGACCCGCCGCGCTATCCCGCGTCGGCGCCCGAGGGCGCCATCGAGGAGAACCTCACCGACGAGGACCTCGAGCTGGACACGCTGATCCCGGATTCGCCGAACCAGCCCTACGACATGCATGAGGTCATCGTTCGCATGTTGGACGACGACGAGTTCCTCGAGGTGCAGGCCGGCTACGCACAGAACATCATCGTCGGGTTCGGCCGCATCGAGGGTCGCCCGGTGGGCATCGTGGCCAACCAGCCGACGCAGTTCGCCGGCTGCCTCGACATCAACGCCTCCGAGAAGGCGGCCCGGTTCGTACGGACCTGCGACTGCTTCAACGTCCCGATCGTGATGCTGGTCGACGTGCCCGGATTCCTGCCCGGCACCGATCAGGAGTACAACGGCATCATCCGGCGCGGCGCCAAGCTGCTCTACGCCTACGGCGAAGCCACGGTCGCCAAGATCACGGTGATCACCCGCAAGGCCTACGGTGGCGCCTACTGCGTGATGGGCTCCAAGGAGATGGGCGCCGACGTCAATGTGGCCTGGCCGACCGCGCAGATCGCAGTGATGGGCGCTTCGGGCGCCGTCGGTTTCGTCTACCGCGCGAAGCTCAAGGAGGCGGCCCGCAGCGGCGAGGATGTCGACGCGCTGCGGCTGCAACTCCAGCAGGAGTACGAGGACACCCTGGTCAACCCTTACATCGCGGCAGAACGCGGTTACGTCGACGCGGTCATTCCGCCGTCGCACACCCGCGGCTACGTCGCGACCGCGCTGCGCCTGCTGGAACGCAAGATCGCGCAGGTGCCGCCGAAGAAGCACGGGAACATTCCCCTGTGA
- a CDS encoding acyl-CoA carboxylase subunit epsilon yields the protein MSGANEALNDHEAHIQVVRGEPTDEEMAALMAVLAAASSVPAEPREQEENLWGHPVDRLRYTPFSWQRVTLVERTHMRRR from the coding sequence GTGAGCGGGGCGAACGAGGCACTCAACGATCACGAAGCGCACATCCAGGTGGTCCGGGGTGAGCCGACGGACGAAGAGATGGCCGCGCTGATGGCCGTGCTCGCCGCCGCCTCGAGCGTTCCCGCCGAGCCGCGCGAGCAGGAGGAGAACCTCTGGGGTCATCCGGTGGACCGGCTGCGCTACACGCCGTTCAGCTGGCAGCGGGTGACGCTCGTGGAACGGACACACATGCGCCGACGGTGA
- a CDS encoding Maf family protein, with amino-acid sequence MTRVVLASASPGRRKVLRQAGIDPLVIVSGVDEDAVVAGLNPAAAPAEVTVALAAAKADAVVEGLEPAIAADCVVIGCDSMLYFDGELLGKPPTPDAALAGWRRMAGSSGQLYTGHCVVRLRDNVVEHRVAEHAATTVRFGVPSPRDLSSYVASGEPTAVAGGFTLDGLGGWFVDGVEGDPSSVIGIGLPLVRRLIEHVGLSLAELWQANRPE; translated from the coding sequence GTGACGCGGGTAGTCCTCGCGTCAGCGTCCCCCGGTCGCCGAAAGGTGTTGCGGCAGGCCGGGATCGACCCTCTCGTCATCGTGTCCGGTGTCGACGAGGATGCCGTCGTCGCCGGCCTGAACCCAGCTGCCGCCCCCGCCGAGGTGACGGTCGCGCTGGCGGCGGCGAAGGCCGACGCGGTGGTCGAGGGCCTCGAGCCCGCGATCGCCGCGGATTGCGTCGTGATCGGGTGTGACTCGATGCTCTACTTCGACGGGGAGCTGCTGGGCAAGCCACCGACGCCGGACGCGGCGCTGGCCGGCTGGCGGCGGATGGCGGGCAGCTCCGGACAGCTGTACACCGGTCATTGCGTGGTCCGGTTGCGCGACAACGTCGTCGAGCATCGCGTCGCCGAGCACGCGGCAACCACCGTCCGTTTCGGGGTGCCGTCGCCGCGCGATCTCTCCTCCTACGTCGCCAGCGGCGAGCCGACCGCGGTGGCCGGCGGGTTCACGCTCGACGGGTTGGGCGGCTGGTTCGTCGATGGCGTAGAGGGCGATCCGTCGTCGGTGATCGGGATCGGACTACCGCTCGTCCGCAGGCTGATCGAGCACGTCGGCCTGTCCCTTGCCGAGCTTTGGCAGGCGAATCGGCCTGAGTAG
- a CDS encoding sulfurtransferase: MPLPADPDPALQSYAHPERLVTADWLSANLGRPGLAIVESDEDVLLYDTGHIPGAVKIDWHTDLNDPNVRDYITGEQFAELMNRKGISRDDTVVIYGDKSNWWAAYALWVFTLFGHPDVRLLNGGRDLWLSDGRETTLDVPNKRSTGYPVVERDDAPIRAFKDDVLDTLGTAPLIDVRSPQEYTGERTHMPDYPEEGALRGGHVPTARSIPWAKAADDSGRFRSRPELEELYGFLSPDDKTIVYCRIGERSSHTWFVLTHLLGLPGVRNYDGSWTEWGNAVRVPVAVGAEPGDAPGPS, encoded by the coding sequence GTGCCATTGCCTGCCGATCCAGATCCCGCCCTGCAGTCATATGCCCACCCCGAACGCCTGGTGACCGCCGACTGGTTGTCGGCGAACCTCGGCCGTCCCGGGCTGGCGATCGTCGAGTCGGACGAGGACGTGCTGCTCTACGACACCGGGCACATCCCCGGCGCAGTCAAGATCGACTGGCACACCGACCTCAACGATCCCAATGTGCGCGACTACATCACCGGCGAGCAGTTCGCCGAGTTGATGAACCGCAAGGGCATCTCGCGCGACGACACCGTGGTGATCTACGGCGACAAGAGCAACTGGTGGGCGGCCTACGCCCTGTGGGTGTTCACGCTGTTCGGCCATCCCGACGTCCGCCTGCTCAACGGCGGCCGCGACCTGTGGCTCTCCGACGGCCGCGAGACCACCCTCGATGTGCCGAACAAACGGTCCACCGGCTACCCCGTCGTCGAGCGCGACGACGCGCCGATCCGCGCGTTCAAGGACGACGTGCTCGACACGCTCGGTACCGCGCCGCTGATCGACGTCCGCTCCCCGCAGGAGTACACCGGCGAGCGCACCCACATGCCCGACTACCCCGAGGAGGGGGCCCTGCGGGGCGGCCACGTGCCCACCGCGCGGTCCATCCCGTGGGCCAAGGCCGCCGACGACAGCGGCCGGTTCCGCAGCCGTCCCGAACTCGAGGAGCTGTACGGCTTCCTGAGCCCCGACGACAAGACGATCGTGTACTGCCGCATCGGCGAACGCTCGAGCCACACCTGGTTCGTGCTGACCCACCTGCTCGGCCTGCCCGGCGTGCGCAATTACGACGGCTCGTGGACCGAATGGGGCAACGCGGTACGGGTTCCGGTGGCCGTCGGAGCTGAACCAGGGGATGCGCCGGGGCCCTCATGA
- a CDS encoding SufE family protein: MTAMPAALAEVVSDFQEVQGQDKLQLLLEFANELPPLPGDLEEAAMEPVPECQSPLFLHVDTNDREHVRLYFSAPPEAPTTRGFAAILAAGLDDLTAEEILGVPDDFYSDLGLAALISPLRLRGMSAMLARIKNRLR; the protein is encoded by the coding sequence ATGACCGCCATGCCGGCCGCGCTGGCCGAAGTGGTCTCGGACTTCCAAGAGGTCCAGGGCCAGGACAAGCTGCAACTGCTGCTGGAGTTCGCCAACGAGTTGCCGCCGCTGCCCGGCGACCTCGAAGAGGCCGCGATGGAGCCGGTGCCCGAATGCCAGTCCCCGCTGTTCTTGCACGTCGACACGAACGACCGCGAACACGTCCGGCTGTACTTCAGTGCGCCCCCCGAGGCGCCGACCACCCGCGGTTTCGCCGCGATTCTGGCGGCCGGGCTGGACGATCTCACGGCCGAGGAAATCCTCGGTGTGCCCGACGACTTCTACTCCGACCTGGGCCTCGCAGCGCTGATCAGCCCGCTGCGCCTGCGCGGTATGTCGGCGATGCTCGCGCGGATCAAGAACCGGCTGCGCTGA
- a CDS encoding acetyl-CoA carboxylase biotin carboxylase subunit, translated as MASHASSKISKVLVANRGEIAVRVIRAAKDAGLQSVAVYAEPDADAPHVRLADEAFALGGQTSAESYLVFEKLLDAAAKSGANAVHPGYGFLSENADFAQAVIDAGLIWIGPSPQSIRDLGDKVTARHIAARAQAPLVPGTPDPVKNADEVVAFAKEYGVPIAIKAAFGGGGRGMKVARTIEEIPELYDSAVREAVAAFGRGECFVERYLDKPRHVEAQVIADQHGNVVVAGTRDCSLQRRFQKLVEEAPAPFLTDAQRKEIHESAKRICKESGYYGAGTVEYLVGQDGLISFLEVNTRLQVEHPVTEETSGIDLVRQQFRIANGDPLDITEDPTPRGHSIEFRINGEDAGRGFLPAPGPVSKFEAPQGPGIRLDSGVETGSVIGGQFDSMLAKLIVTGANRQEALERSRRALDEFTVEGLATVIPFHRAVVSDPAFIGDDNGFTVHTRWIETEWDNTIEPFTGGDPIEEEDTVPRQTVVVEVGGRRLEVSLPGDLALGGGGAAGGNAGGNVVRKKPKARKRGGGGGQAASGDAVTAPMQGTVVKVAVEEGQQVAAGDLVVVLEAMKMENPVTAHKDGTVTGLAVEPGAAITQGTVLAEIK; from the coding sequence GTGGCAAGTCACGCCAGCTCGAAGATCTCCAAGGTGCTGGTCGCCAACCGCGGGGAGATCGCGGTCCGGGTGATCAGGGCCGCCAAGGACGCGGGACTGCAGAGCGTGGCCGTGTACGCCGAACCCGACGCCGACGCCCCTCACGTACGGCTCGCCGATGAGGCTTTCGCCCTCGGCGGCCAGACGTCTGCGGAGTCCTACCTCGTCTTCGAGAAGCTGCTCGACGCCGCCGCGAAGTCCGGTGCCAACGCGGTACATCCGGGTTACGGGTTCCTCTCCGAGAACGCCGACTTCGCCCAGGCGGTCATCGACGCCGGGCTGATCTGGATCGGGCCCAGCCCGCAGTCCATCCGCGACCTCGGCGACAAGGTCACCGCGCGCCACATCGCCGCGCGCGCCCAGGCTCCGCTGGTACCCGGCACACCGGATCCGGTCAAGAACGCCGACGAGGTCGTCGCGTTCGCCAAGGAGTACGGCGTGCCGATCGCGATCAAGGCCGCGTTCGGCGGCGGCGGCCGCGGCATGAAGGTGGCCCGCACCATCGAGGAGATCCCCGAACTGTACGACTCGGCGGTCCGCGAGGCGGTCGCGGCGTTCGGCCGCGGTGAGTGCTTCGTCGAGCGCTATCTGGACAAGCCCCGACACGTCGAGGCGCAGGTCATCGCCGACCAGCACGGCAACGTGGTCGTCGCGGGCACCCGGGACTGCTCACTGCAGCGCCGTTTCCAGAAGCTGGTCGAAGAAGCGCCGGCACCATTTCTCACCGACGCGCAGCGCAAGGAGATCCACGAGTCGGCCAAGCGGATCTGTAAGGAGTCCGGGTACTACGGCGCCGGCACCGTCGAGTACCTCGTCGGCCAAGACGGTCTCATCTCGTTCCTCGAGGTCAACACCCGCCTGCAGGTCGAGCACCCGGTGACCGAGGAGACCTCGGGCATCGACCTGGTGCGCCAGCAGTTCCGCATCGCCAACGGCGACCCGCTCGACATCACCGAGGACCCGACACCGCGCGGACACTCCATCGAGTTCCGCATCAACGGCGAGGACGCCGGGCGCGGCTTCCTGCCCGCTCCGGGTCCGGTGAGCAAGTTCGAGGCCCCACAGGGCCCCGGTATACGCCTGGACTCCGGCGTGGAGACCGGTTCGGTGATCGGCGGTCAGTTCGACTCGATGCTGGCCAAGCTGATCGTCACCGGCGCCAACCGGCAAGAGGCTCTGGAGCGTTCGCGTCGCGCGCTCGACGAGTTCACCGTCGAGGGCCTGGCCACGGTCATCCCGTTCCACCGCGCCGTGGTGTCCGACCCCGCCTTCATCGGCGACGACAACGGCTTCACGGTGCACACCCGCTGGATCGAGACCGAGTGGGACAACACCATCGAACCGTTCACCGGCGGTGACCCGATCGAGGAAGAGGACACCGTGCCGCGGCAGACCGTGGTGGTCGAGGTCGGCGGACGTCGCCTCGAGGTGTCGCTGCCCGGTGACCTGGCGCTCGGTGGCGGTGGCGCTGCGGGCGGGAATGCCGGCGGTAACGTCGTGCGCAAGAAGCCCAAGGCGCGCAAGCGTGGCGGCGGCGGCGGGCAAGCCGCGTCCGGAGACGCGGTGACCGCGCCGATGCAGGGCACGGTGGTCAAGGTCGCCGTCGAGGAGGGCCAGCAGGTCGCCGCAGGAGACCTCGTCGTGGTGCTCGAGGCGATGAAGATGGAAAACCCCGTCACCGCGCACAAGGACGGAACCGTCACCGGCCTGGCGGTCGAGCCCGGCGCCGCCATCACCCAGGGCACTGTGCTGGCCGAGATCAAGTAA
- a CDS encoding nucleotidyltransferase family protein — MTTTVAGVLLAAGAGTRYGMPKVLAGQGEWLKSGVDALHHGGCADVVVVLGAAIVEVPPPARAVVAEAWADGLSASLRAGLSAVDAEYAVLHTVDTPDIGADVVRRVLTEAIRSASGLARARYGHVPGHPVVIARRHWPALLQQIHGDEGARAFLADRDDVVSVDCADLATGRDIDVK, encoded by the coding sequence GTGACGACGACGGTCGCCGGTGTGCTGCTGGCCGCGGGCGCGGGCACCCGGTATGGAATGCCCAAAGTCCTTGCCGGACAAGGTGAGTGGCTCAAGTCCGGCGTCGATGCGCTGCACCATGGCGGGTGCGCCGACGTGGTGGTGGTGTTGGGCGCGGCGATCGTGGAGGTTCCGCCGCCTGCGCGTGCGGTCGTCGCCGAGGCTTGGGCGGACGGGTTGTCGGCATCCCTGCGGGCCGGCCTGTCGGCGGTGGATGCCGAGTACGCGGTGCTGCACACCGTCGACACCCCCGACATCGGTGCCGATGTGGTGCGCCGCGTGCTGACCGAGGCGATCCGGTCGGCGTCCGGGCTCGCACGGGCCCGCTACGGGCACGTGCCCGGCCATCCGGTGGTCATCGCGCGCAGGCACTGGCCCGCGTTGCTGCAGCAGATCCATGGCGACGAGGGCGCGCGGGCGTTCCTGGCCGATCGCGACGACGTCGTGTCGGTCGATTGCGCCGACCTCGCGACCGGCCGCGACATCGACGTGAAGTAG
- a CDS encoding STAS domain-containing protein — MSVSHTPPVHSAPLVESHDCHTAHFATRRLQSDTAIVTVQGQIDAANAADMIDYALRHAAELDCLVIDLSGVDFFGTAGFSALHTLNVRTAGENIGWVMLPSPAVSRLLRICDPDAALSVSDSVEAALSALQGGRPLLQLVPQPR, encoded by the coding sequence ATGTCTGTATCTCACACCCCACCCGTTCATTCGGCGCCACTCGTCGAGTCCCACGATTGCCACACCGCGCATTTCGCCACCCGCCGACTGCAATCGGACACCGCGATCGTCACCGTCCAGGGCCAGATCGACGCGGCGAACGCTGCGGACATGATCGACTATGCGCTGCGCCATGCCGCCGAGCTCGATTGTCTCGTGATCGACCTTTCCGGCGTCGACTTCTTCGGCACCGCAGGGTTTTCCGCGCTGCACACTCTCAACGTCCGTACTGCCGGCGAGAACATCGGCTGGGTGATGCTGCCGAGTCCGGCGGTGAGCCGACTGTTGCGCATCTGCGATCCGGATGCCGCGTTATCTGTCAGTGACAGCGTCGAGGCGGCGCTCTCGGCGCTGCAGGGCGGGCGGCCGCTACTGCAGCTGGTCCCTCAGCCGCGTTAG
- a CDS encoding RNA polymerase sigma factor SigF gives MTPSTSQGSSSRSNSEYADVADMFRELKDVPADSPKFQRQRDRIVERCLPLADHIARRFDGRGEPREDLVQVARVGLVNAVIRFDVEAGSDFVSFAVPTIMGEVRRHFRDNSWSVKVPRRLKELHLRLGAATAELSQRLGRAPTASELAAELGMDRDEVVEGLVAGSSYNTLSIDSGGSGTEDAPAIADTLGDVDLGLDQIENREALRPLLAALPERERTVLLLRFFESLTQTQIAERVGISQMHVSRLLAKSLTRLRDQLQ, from the coding sequence GTGACGCCGTCGACGTCACAGGGTTCGTCGTCGCGTTCGAACTCTGAGTACGCGGATGTCGCCGACATGTTCCGCGAGCTGAAGGATGTGCCGGCGGACTCGCCGAAGTTCCAGCGCCAGCGGGACCGCATCGTCGAGCGCTGCCTGCCGCTGGCCGACCACATCGCCCGCCGTTTCGACGGGCGCGGCGAGCCGCGCGAAGACCTCGTCCAGGTGGCCCGCGTCGGGCTGGTGAACGCTGTGATCCGCTTCGACGTCGAGGCGGGCTCGGACTTCGTCTCGTTCGCGGTGCCGACGATCATGGGCGAAGTCCGACGGCACTTCCGCGACAACAGCTGGTCGGTCAAGGTGCCCAGGCGGCTCAAAGAACTTCACCTGCGGCTCGGCGCCGCGACCGCGGAGTTGTCGCAGCGGCTCGGCCGCGCCCCGACAGCGTCGGAACTGGCCGCCGAGTTGGGCATGGATCGTGACGAGGTCGTTGAAGGCCTGGTCGCAGGCAGCTCCTACAACACGCTGTCGATCGACAGTGGCGGCAGCGGAACCGAGGATGCCCCTGCGATCGCCGACACGCTGGGCGACGTCGACCTCGGCCTGGACCAGATCGAGAACCGGGAAGCGTTGCGGCCCTTGCTCGCTGCGCTGCCGGAGCGCGAACGCACGGTGTTGCTGCTGCGGTTCTTCGAGTCGCTCACCCAGACGCAGATCGCCGAACGGGTCGGCATCTCACAGATGCACGTGTCGCGGCTGCTGGCGAAATCCCTAACGCGGCTGAGGGACCAGCTGCAGTAG
- a CDS encoding ATP-binding protein, translating to MADVANKKNGHGRGGRSVELRVAAELENLAVLRTLVAAVATFEDLDFDAVADLRLAVDEACTRLIRSAVPDSVLLLVIDPREDAVVIDASTTCKNSDILAPGSFSWHVLSSLTDEVNTFQNGQGPENAQVFGISMTTRRATLQ from the coding sequence ATGGCCGACGTGGCCAACAAGAAAAACGGGCACGGGCGCGGCGGGCGGTCGGTGGAACTCCGGGTCGCTGCCGAACTCGAGAACCTTGCGGTGCTGCGCACCCTCGTTGCCGCGGTGGCAACGTTCGAGGACCTCGACTTCGACGCCGTGGCCGACCTGCGGCTCGCGGTCGACGAGGCGTGTACCAGGCTGATCCGGTCCGCGGTACCCGACTCCGTACTGCTGCTCGTCATCGATCCGCGGGAGGACGCCGTCGTCATCGACGCGTCGACCACATGCAAGAATTCCGACATCTTGGCGCCGGGCAGCTTCAGCTGGCACGTGCTCAGCTCGCTGACCGACGAAGTCAACACGTTCCAGAACGGGCAGGGGCCCGAGAACGCTCAGGTGTTCGGGATCTCCATGACGACGAGACGAGCGACGCTGCAGTGA
- a CDS encoding DNA topoisomerase IB, whose translation MRLRRSVVSGPGLRRVRRGRGFSYHQPDGSPVTDEATLQRIKDLVIPPAWRKVWICPYPNGHIQAVGTDVAGRRQYLYHQRWQAERNEEKFDRVLEMSAALPEMRRRIAADLRGRGLGRDRVLALALHLLDLGYFRAGSEQYAEENNSYGIATLHCEHVTLHSNAIEFDFPAKSGVRRTLTIDDPQAVRSVRSLLRRPQRTERLLVCRNGSGWTDIHADDLNTRFKELVGEEYTVKDLRTWHGTVLAAAAFVDADPPVNKTVIKRVESAVMKEVAEELGNTPAVARGSYVDPRVVEGYESGLTIDAGVRRAARMKTLTDRQEVLDRSTARLIRKVAKSQ comes from the coding sequence ATGCGGCTTCGCCGTAGCGTCGTGAGCGGCCCGGGCCTGCGACGGGTGCGCCGCGGTCGCGGGTTCTCCTACCACCAGCCCGACGGCTCGCCGGTCACCGACGAGGCGACGCTGCAACGCATCAAAGACCTGGTGATCCCGCCGGCCTGGAGGAAGGTGTGGATCTGCCCGTACCCCAACGGACACATCCAGGCGGTCGGAACCGACGTCGCGGGCCGTCGGCAGTACCTGTACCACCAGCGGTGGCAGGCGGAGCGCAACGAGGAGAAATTCGACCGGGTCCTGGAGATGTCGGCCGCGCTTCCCGAAATGCGCCGACGCATCGCCGCGGACCTGCGGGGCAGGGGCCTGGGCCGCGACCGCGTGCTGGCGCTCGCGCTACACCTGCTCGACCTCGGCTACTTCCGCGCCGGCTCCGAGCAGTACGCCGAGGAGAACAACTCCTACGGCATCGCCACCCTGCACTGCGAGCATGTGACGCTGCACAGCAACGCGATCGAGTTCGACTTCCCCGCCAAGAGCGGTGTGCGACGGACACTGACGATCGACGACCCCCAAGCGGTCCGTTCGGTGCGGTCGCTGTTACGGCGCCCGCAGCGCACGGAGCGGTTGCTGGTGTGCCGCAACGGTTCCGGTTGGACCGACATCCACGCCGACGACCTGAACACCCGCTTCAAGGAACTCGTCGGCGAGGAGTACACCGTCAAGGACCTGCGAACCTGGCACGGCACCGTGCTGGCGGCCGCGGCGTTCGTCGACGCCGACCCACCGGTCAACAAGACCGTGATCAAGCGGGTCGAGTCCGCGGTGATGAAGGAGGTCGCCGAAGAGTTGGGCAACACCCCGGCGGTGGCTCGCGGCTCGTACGTCGACCCGAGGGTGGTCGAAGGCTACGAGTCCGGTCTCACGATCGACGCAGGCGTCCGGCGCGCCGCGCGGATGAAGACCCTCACCGACCGTCAGGAGGTGCTCGACCGCAGCACCGCGCGCCTGATCCGCAAGGTGGCCAAAAGTCAGTAG
- a CDS encoding UDP-glucose dehydrogenase family protein gives MNIFRAGVIGAGYVGLTTAVCLAERGHDTVCVDVDASRVEQLRNGIPLLDEPGIAELLRQGLAAGNLEFTVDYRNLADCDAVFVCVPTPSGSDGSADLSAVDNAVDHLGTVLRPGSVVVLKSTVPVGTTRRIAERVQQAGIRAVSNPEFLRESHAVYDFRNPDRIVIGADDADAADLVSRVYGNHAQTFTMSPESAELAKYASNAFLAVKISYANSLAQLCARLGADIADVIRCMGADVRIGPHFLQPGPGWGGSCLPKDTAAIVHTASQADVRLPEIESARFTNAGQSARVASTVSEAIGMPLGRARITALGLTFKAGTADLRDSPALTICADLGRAGAQITGYDPRLKAMDHARLRASSIVAVEDPYLATKGADAIVVLTEWPEFRELDWALIAEQAPGAVVVDTRNLLDPSALADHGLAYLGNGTPSGY, from the coding sequence ATGAACATCTTTCGCGCAGGCGTGATCGGCGCGGGCTACGTTGGACTGACGACCGCGGTGTGCCTGGCCGAGCGCGGCCACGACACTGTGTGCGTCGATGTCGACGCGTCGCGTGTCGAGCAGCTCCGCAACGGCATACCGCTGCTGGACGAACCCGGGATCGCCGAACTGCTGCGCCAGGGCCTGGCCGCCGGAAACCTCGAATTCACCGTGGACTACCGGAATCTCGCCGACTGCGACGCGGTGTTCGTCTGCGTGCCCACGCCGAGCGGATCGGACGGATCGGCGGACCTGTCCGCGGTCGACAACGCGGTCGATCACCTCGGCACAGTGCTGCGGCCGGGGTCGGTGGTCGTGCTCAAGTCGACCGTGCCGGTCGGCACCACCCGGCGGATCGCCGAGCGGGTGCAGCAGGCCGGCATCCGGGCGGTCTCCAATCCGGAATTCCTGCGCGAGAGCCATGCCGTCTACGACTTCCGCAACCCGGACCGCATCGTGATCGGAGCCGACGACGCCGACGCCGCCGACCTGGTGTCGCGCGTATACGGAAACCACGCGCAGACCTTCACGATGAGCCCGGAGAGCGCGGAGCTGGCGAAATACGCCAGCAATGCCTTTCTCGCCGTGAAGATCTCCTACGCCAACTCGCTGGCGCAGCTGTGCGCACGGCTGGGCGCCGACATCGCCGACGTCATCCGGTGCATGGGCGCCGACGTGCGCATCGGACCGCATTTCCTGCAGCCCGGCCCCGGGTGGGGCGGGTCCTGCCTGCCCAAGGACACCGCGGCCATCGTGCACACCGCCAGTCAGGCTGACGTACGCCTGCCGGAGATCGAGTCCGCCCGCTTCACCAACGCCGGACAATCCGCGCGCGTCGCGTCGACGGTGTCGGAAGCCATCGGAATGCCACTCGGCAGGGCCCGGATCACCGCTTTGGGCTTGACATTCAAGGCCGGCACCGCCGATTTGCGTGACTCGCCCGCGCTGACCATCTGCGCGGATCTCGGCCGGGCCGGCGCGCAGATCACCGGCTACGACCCTCGGCTGAAGGCGATGGACCACGCGCGGCTGCGGGCCTCGTCGATCGTCGCGGTCGAGGATCCCTACCTCGCCACCAAGGGTGCCGACGCGATCGTCGTGCTCACCGAATGGCCGGAGTTCCGCGAGCTCGACTGGGCCCTGATCGCCGAACAGGCGCCGGGAGCCGTCGTCGTCGATACCCGCAACCTGCTCGACCCGTCGGCACTGGCTGACCACGGATTGGCGTACCTGGGCAACGGAACCCCGTCGGGCTACTGA